From one Flavobacterium sp. N502536 genomic stretch:
- a CDS encoding AcvB/VirJ family lysyl-phosphatidylglycerol hydrolase, with translation MNKIITLLLSVFIFSTPAFAVTADTIRVGAFGKVTIYKPKTVPTAVVLFVSGDGGWNSGVVEMAKNIADQGAVVAGIDIQHYFKEIKKQKAKCYYPAGDFEELSLLLQKKIRIKQYLKPILAGYSSGATLVYGMLAQAPANTFSGAIALGFCPDIETDRTLCDGSGLTSHVLKEGKAYFLEKTEKLSAPFIVLQGTTDQVCNYADTKKYMEGMKQGKLITLPKVGHGFSVTKNWLPQFTAAFKEILNTPTYSEQKAQQNQLLKEQQLKPLPFEMPLTLIPTKNKDEALPVAFLISGDGGWTSFDQSVGEALAEKGIAVIGLDAQKYFWNAKTPSETSEAIGKAVEHYLQQWNKKTFILAGYSFGASVIPFAAGNFPEALKEKLKGLYLLSPDVKADFEIHIADMLSMESAKDTYDVISEIKKVKSYNPVCFFGDEEDAATRNRFSESGIKTIELPGSHHYNNDYNKIAESILKEIK, from the coding sequence ATGAACAAAATCATAACACTCCTCTTGTCCGTTTTTATTTTTAGTACTCCTGCTTTTGCTGTAACAGCAGACACTATAAGAGTTGGAGCATTTGGAAAAGTCACCATTTACAAACCAAAAACAGTACCAACTGCGGTCGTATTGTTTGTTTCCGGCGATGGAGGCTGGAACAGCGGCGTTGTTGAAATGGCCAAAAACATTGCCGATCAGGGGGCAGTCGTTGCAGGGATCGATATCCAGCATTATTTTAAAGAAATAAAAAAGCAAAAAGCAAAATGTTATTACCCGGCCGGAGACTTTGAAGAGCTTAGTTTGCTGCTGCAAAAAAAGATCAGGATCAAACAATACTTAAAACCAATATTGGCCGGATACTCTTCAGGAGCAACTTTAGTTTATGGAATGCTGGCTCAGGCACCTGCCAATACTTTTAGCGGGGCCATTGCTTTAGGTTTTTGCCCCGATATCGAAACCGACAGGACTTTATGCGACGGCTCAGGACTTACTTCGCATGTTTTAAAAGAAGGGAAAGCCTATTTTCTTGAAAAAACAGAAAAATTATCAGCTCCTTTTATCGTGCTTCAGGGAACTACAGATCAGGTTTGTAATTATGCCGACACCAAAAAATACATGGAGGGCATGAAACAGGGAAAATTAATTACATTGCCCAAAGTGGGTCATGGATTCTCGGTTACTAAAAACTGGCTGCCACAGTTTACAGCCGCATTTAAGGAGATTTTAAATACGCCCACGTATAGCGAACAGAAAGCACAACAAAATCAGTTGCTCAAAGAACAGCAGCTGAAACCGTTGCCATTTGAAATGCCGCTAACCTTAATCCCGACAAAAAATAAAGACGAAGCGTTGCCTGTTGCCTTCTTAATTTCCGGAGATGGAGGATGGACAAGTTTTGACCAATCTGTTGGTGAAGCTCTGGCAGAAAAGGGAATTGCCGTAATAGGACTGGATGCCCAGAAATATTTCTGGAATGCAAAAACGCCCAGCGAGACTTCGGAAGCAATAGGTAAGGCGGTTGAACATTATTTACAGCAATGGAATAAAAAAACATTTATACTGGCGGGTTATTCATTTGGAGCTTCTGTAATTCCGTTTGCTGCGGGTAATTTTCCCGAAGCATTAAAAGAAAAATTAAAAGGCCTGTATCTCTTGTCGCCTGATGTGAAAGCCGATTTTGAAATTCACATTGCAGACATGCTGAGTATGGAAAGTGCAAAGGATACTTACGATGTGATTTCCGAAATAAAAAAAGTCAAATCCTATAATCCGGTTTGTTTTTTTGGGGATGAAGAAGATGCCGCAACCCGTAACAGGTTTTCAGAATCGGGGATCAAAACTATTGAACTGCCGGGCTCGCACCATTACAACAATGACTACAATAAAATAGCAGAAAGTATTTTGAAAGAAATCAAATAA
- a CDS encoding alpha/beta fold hydrolase — MKTKSILLVVLLLLISKPVFSQTAFKVEVKGKGAPLLLFPGFGCTGEMWNETVAGLSKNYECHIFTFAGFGNVPPIESPWLSTIKNQVVSYVKTKKLKKATLIGHSLGGTLSLWLASEETNLFKKVIIVDALPASAALMIPNYKGEVIPYDNPQSKMMLAMDQKAFNAMNSQTVSYMCLNKEKQKTISEWMNVADRKTYVYGYIDMLNLDLRNEIAKIKIPVVILAATNPDLATVQNTYKAQYEKLPSVKIYYAANSAHFVMYDQPEWFMEKIKSEIQ; from the coding sequence ATGAAAACGAAATCAATTTTACTTGTCGTGTTACTGCTTCTTATTTCAAAACCTGTTTTTTCTCAAACTGCCTTTAAGGTAGAAGTAAAAGGTAAAGGAGCACCGTTGTTGTTATTTCCTGGTTTTGGCTGTACGGGAGAAATGTGGAATGAAACTGTAGCCGGGCTTTCTAAAAATTACGAATGTCACATTTTTACCTTCGCAGGATTTGGCAACGTTCCTCCAATTGAAAGTCCGTGGTTGTCTACCATAAAGAATCAGGTGGTTTCTTATGTAAAAACCAAAAAATTAAAGAAAGCTACATTAATCGGTCACAGTTTGGGAGGGACTCTGAGTTTGTGGCTGGCTTCTGAAGAAACCAATTTGTTCAAAAAAGTAATTATAGTGGATGCGCTGCCGGCAAGTGCGGCACTAATGATCCCGAACTACAAAGGAGAAGTTATTCCGTATGACAATCCGCAAAGCAAAATGATGCTGGCGATGGATCAAAAGGCATTTAATGCGATGAATTCTCAAACGGTCTCTTATATGTGTCTGAACAAAGAAAAGCAAAAAACAATCAGCGAGTGGATGAATGTTGCCGATCGAAAAACCTATGTATACGGTTATATTGATATGCTTAATTTAGATTTGCGCAACGAAATTGCTAAAATTAAAATTCCGGTAGTAATTTTAGCAGCAACAAATCCGGATCTTGCTACCGTACAAAACACCTATAAAGCCCAGTATGAAAAGCTGCCGTCTGTTAAAATTTATTATGCGGCCAACTCCGCTCATTTTGTCATGTATGATCAACCGGAGTGGTTCATGGAAAAAATAAAATCAGAAATACAGTAA
- a CDS encoding RNA polymerase sigma factor yields MAKKEQFNDLYNTHYNKVFRLCKGYFCGDVALASDAAQEIFIKVWESLDTFRNESSISTWMYRIAVNTCLLYLRKSSSRKEIRAAVLPQVVSETYSNEKEEQLQQMYLCIQKLEETNKMIILMTLDGIEYPEIAEVIGITEETLRVRIHRIKKSLTQCVQNENI; encoded by the coding sequence GTGGCTAAAAAAGAACAATTTAACGATCTCTACAACACACATTACAACAAAGTGTTTCGTTTGTGCAAAGGTTATTTTTGTGGAGATGTCGCATTAGCATCTGATGCAGCTCAGGAAATTTTCATAAAAGTATGGGAAAGTCTGGATACCTTCCGAAATGAATCGAGCATTAGCACCTGGATGTACAGGATCGCGGTAAACACCTGTCTTCTCTATTTGCGGAAATCATCATCCAGAAAAGAAATCAGAGCAGCGGTCCTGCCTCAGGTGGTTTCGGAAACCTATTCAAACGAAAAAGAAGAACAACTGCAACAAATGTATCTATGCATACAAAAGCTTGAAGAGACCAACAAAATGATTATTCTGATGACTTTAGACGGCATAGAATATCCGGAAATAGCAGAAGTAATCGGGATAACTGAAGAAACACTTCGGGTCAGAATCCATCGAATTAAAAAAAGTTTAACGCAATGTGTACAAAATGAAAACATTTGA
- the queG gene encoding tRNA epoxyqueuosine(34) reductase QueG — protein MTINSKETYSAFIKSEAKRLGFLSCGISKAGFLEEEAPRLEKWLNNNHHGKMGYMENYFDKRLDPTLLVDDAKSVVSLLLNYYPTETQTEDSFKISKYAYGQDYHFVIKEKLKEFLHSIQENIGEVSGRAFVDSAPVLDRAWAAKSGLGWIGKSGNLLTQKVGSFYFIAELILDLELEYDHATTDHCGSCTACIDACPTQAIVAPHVVDGSKCISYYTIELKENIPFEMKGKFDEWMFGCDTCQDVCPWNRFSKPHSEPLFNPNPELLSFSKKDWIEITEETFRLVFKNSPIKRTKFDGLKRNIIFLE, from the coding sequence ATGACCATCAATTCTAAAGAGACATATTCAGCATTCATAAAATCCGAAGCCAAAAGGCTGGGTTTTCTTTCTTGTGGAATATCCAAAGCAGGATTTCTGGAAGAGGAGGCACCCCGTCTTGAAAAATGGTTAAACAACAACCATCACGGGAAAATGGGGTATATGGAAAACTACTTTGACAAACGACTGGACCCAACTTTACTGGTCGATGATGCCAAGAGCGTAGTGTCGCTTTTATTAAATTATTATCCAACAGAAACCCAGACCGAAGACAGTTTTAAAATTTCAAAATACGCTTACGGTCAGGATTATCATTTTGTAATTAAAGAAAAATTAAAAGAATTTTTACACTCCATTCAGGAAAATATCGGCGAAGTATCAGGTCGTGCTTTTGTAGACTCGGCACCCGTTTTAGATCGTGCCTGGGCAGCAAAAAGCGGACTGGGCTGGATTGGTAAAAGCGGTAATTTGCTGACGCAGAAAGTAGGATCTTTTTATTTTATTGCAGAACTTATTCTGGATCTGGAATTAGAATACGATCATGCTACAACAGATCATTGCGGATCCTGTACCGCCTGTATTGATGCCTGTCCCACACAGGCAATAGTGGCTCCTCATGTCGTAGACGGGAGCAAATGCATCTCGTATTACACCATCGAACTCAAAGAAAACATCCCTTTTGAAATGAAAGGCAAATTTGATGAATGGATGTTTGGTTGTGATACCTGTCAGGACGTTTGTCCCTGGAATCGATTCTCAAAACCGCATTCCGAACCTTTATTCAATCCCAATCCGGAATTACTTTCTTTCTCAAAAAAGGACTGGATCGAAATTACGGAAGAAACTTTCCGATTAGTTTTTAAAAATTCCCCTATCAAAAGAACCAAATTTGATGGCTTAAAACGCAATATTATTTTCCTGGAATAA
- the ruvB gene encoding Holliday junction branch migration DNA helicase RuvB, translating into MNENLDPTTKGYNPEELDLEKRLRPLSFDDFAGQDQVLENLKIFVAAANQRGEALDHALFHGPPGLGKTTLANILANELEVGIKITSGPVLDKPGDLAGLLTNLDERDVLFIDEIHRLSPIVEEYLYSAMEDFKIDIMIESGPNARTVQINLNPFTLIGATTRSGLLTAPMRARFGISSRLQYYTTELLTTIVERSSSILKMPISLDAAIEIAGRSRGTPRIANALLRRVRDFAQIKGNGTIDIEIARYALKALNVDAHGLDEMDNKILLTIINKFKGGPVGLSTLATAVSESSETIEEVYEPFLIQEGFIMRTPRGREVTDKAYKHLGKINTNIQGGLF; encoded by the coding sequence ATGAATGAAAACTTAGATCCCACCACAAAAGGATACAATCCGGAAGAATTAGATCTTGAAAAAAGATTGCGTCCGCTGTCATTTGATGATTTTGCAGGACAAGATCAGGTTTTAGAGAACCTAAAGATTTTTGTTGCTGCGGCTAATCAGCGTGGTGAAGCACTCGATCACGCCCTTTTTCATGGACCTCCGGGATTAGGGAAAACTACTTTGGCTAATATCCTGGCCAATGAGCTCGAAGTGGGAATTAAAATTACTTCAGGACCTGTTTTAGACAAACCGGGAGATCTGGCAGGCTTGCTTACCAATCTTGATGAAAGAGACGTGCTGTTTATTGATGAGATTCATCGTTTGAGCCCTATAGTCGAAGAATATTTGTACTCGGCGATGGAGGATTTCAAAATAGACATTATGATCGAATCTGGTCCAAATGCCAGAACGGTGCAAATCAATCTGAACCCTTTTACGCTGATAGGCGCTACAACACGTTCGGGACTACTGACCGCTCCAATGCGAGCCCGTTTTGGAATTTCATCACGCTTACAATATTACACCACTGAACTTTTGACCACAATTGTCGAAAGAAGTTCTTCTATACTTAAAATGCCCATTTCATTAGATGCTGCTATCGAGATCGCTGGCAGAAGCCGTGGGACACCTCGTATTGCCAATGCATTATTGCGAAGAGTTCGTGATTTTGCACAAATAAAAGGAAATGGAACCATTGACATCGAAATTGCACGATATGCCCTAAAAGCCTTAAATGTCGATGCACACGGATTGGATGAAATGGACAATAAAATTTTACTGACCATCATTAATAAATTCAAAGGAGGACCTGTAGGACTATCGACTTTGGCAACTGCTGTTTCAGAGAGCAGTGAAACCATTGAGGAAGTTTACGAACCCTTTTTAATTCAGGAAGGATTTATTATGCGTACACCACGCGGACGTGAGGTTACAGATAAAGCGTACAAACATTTAGGAAAAATAAACACCAACATTCAGGGCGGATTGTTTTAA
- a CDS encoding cytochrome P450 encodes MSENKKYKYPNKLSIVRFFLDAEGVRKNPIPYHKRYFEQFGDSFSLKIGRSKHLILSRDNEIAQHILQKNQKNYHKSKFQSVYLSKYLGKGLLTVDGEFWLKQRRLIQPAFHKQKMNQLVENMNETIVSELKEIVEEKSFDLFPVMSQLAFNVVAKSLFHLSVSEEKLNRLKFIIEEVQNFLIKEIRLPHKAWWFSVSGQVKKHLELAEENNQIIQEIIEDRTTSGEAVNDLLQLLLETRYEDTGEGMSVKQLIDEIKVLFIAGHETTANALTFTLYLLGRNPEVQQKVLDEILEIESQTANVVEQLQQMTYLNAVLNESMRLYPPAWITDRQNVEDDTIGQYHLKKGTLIGVSFYELHRNPKYWNAPEEFIPERFLGEQKKHSMQYFYPFGAGPRMCIGAGFAIYEMCLTVAHIVKKYELKSETAAIGFNPLITLKPVGVEVLFSKR; translated from the coding sequence ATGTCTGAAAATAAAAAATACAAGTACCCGAACAAGCTTTCAATCGTTAGGTTCTTTCTGGATGCCGAAGGAGTGCGTAAAAATCCTATTCCTTACCATAAAAGATACTTTGAGCAGTTTGGAGACTCCTTTTCGCTAAAAATAGGACGGTCGAAACATTTGATCTTATCACGGGATAATGAGATTGCCCAGCATATTTTACAGAAAAACCAGAAGAACTATCACAAATCAAAATTTCAGTCCGTTTACCTTTCTAAATACTTAGGAAAAGGACTTTTGACTGTCGATGGTGAATTCTGGCTCAAACAAAGACGGCTGATTCAGCCTGCATTTCACAAGCAAAAAATGAATCAGTTGGTCGAGAACATGAACGAAACGATTGTCTCAGAACTGAAGGAAATCGTGGAAGAAAAATCCTTTGATCTTTTTCCTGTTATGAGCCAGCTGGCCTTTAATGTAGTGGCCAAGTCGCTGTTTCATCTCTCGGTTTCTGAAGAAAAATTAAATCGTCTAAAATTTATCATCGAAGAAGTTCAGAACTTTTTAATCAAAGAAATTCGGCTTCCGCATAAAGCATGGTGGTTTTCGGTAAGTGGTCAGGTAAAAAAACATCTTGAACTGGCCGAAGAAAACAATCAGATTATTCAGGAAATTATCGAGGATCGAACCACTTCGGGAGAGGCAGTAAACGATTTGCTTCAGCTGCTTTTAGAAACCCGTTATGAAGATACCGGTGAAGGAATGTCGGTCAAACAACTGATTGATGAAATTAAAGTTCTTTTTATTGCCGGACATGAAACGACTGCCAACGCCTTAACTTTTACACTTTACCTTTTGGGAAGAAACCCCGAAGTGCAACAGAAGGTACTGGACGAAATTCTGGAAATCGAATCGCAAACAGCAAACGTGGTAGAACAGCTGCAGCAAATGACCTATTTGAATGCGGTGCTCAATGAATCCATGCGTTTGTATCCGCCTGCCTGGATTACAGACCGACAAAATGTGGAAGACGATACGATCGGGCAGTACCATTTAAAAAAAGGGACTTTAATAGGCGTTTCTTTTTATGAGCTGCACCGAAACCCTAAATATTGGAATGCGCCGGAGGAATTTATACCGGAGCGCTTTCTGGGAGAACAGAAGAAACACTCCATGCAATATTTTTATCCTTTTGGAGCCGGGCCAAGAATGTGTATTGGAGCCGGATTTGCGATTTATGAAATGTGCCTTACTGTGGCCCATATTGTGAAAAAATACGAACTTAAATCGGAGACAGCTGCGATTGGGTTCAACCCCTTAATTACCTTAAAACCTGTTGGAGTAGAAGTTTTATTCTCTAAAAGATGA